From the Oleiharenicola lentus genome, one window contains:
- the nusG gene encoding transcription termination/antitermination protein NusG — MGQHLPDFAEPRWFVCHTKPRCEKKFDDLVARERFAHYLPLIQSVRRYGTQKKVFTKPLFPGYVFVRIEPEKKTRIYQQDLLVRAMLVDNEAVFLRQLEDVKTVCASGLEAMVHPLMRKGTKVKVNGGPLKGLEGHVDDPANPQGIVVSVDVLQQGLLVRLPMEFLQILH, encoded by the coding sequence ATGGGCCAGCACCTGCCTGACTTCGCCGAACCGCGCTGGTTCGTGTGCCACACCAAGCCGCGCTGCGAAAAGAAATTCGACGACCTCGTGGCCCGGGAGCGCTTCGCGCATTATCTGCCGCTGATCCAGAGCGTCCGTCGCTACGGCACGCAAAAGAAGGTCTTCACCAAGCCGCTGTTCCCGGGCTACGTGTTTGTCCGGATCGAGCCCGAGAAGAAGACCCGCATCTACCAGCAGGACCTGCTGGTCCGCGCCATGCTGGTGGACAACGAAGCGGTCTTTCTCCGCCAGCTGGAGGACGTGAAGACCGTCTGCGCCTCCGGACTCGAGGCCATGGTCCACCCCCTGATGCGGAAAGGCACCAAGGTGAAGGTGAACGGCGGCCCGCTGAAAGGACTGGAAGGCCATGTGGACGATCCGGCGAACCCGCAGGGAATCGTCGTGTCTGTGGACGTGCTCCAGCAGGGCCTGCTGGTGCGCCTCCCCATGGAATTCCTGCAAATTCTCCACTGA
- a CDS encoding tRNA (cytidine(34)-2'-O)-methyltransferase has translation MLHVVLFQPQIPQNTGNIGRMCAVTRSRLHLIHPLGFEVTDKNLKRAGMDYWFSLDVHHHADWAAFKASAVAPQRLWLFTTHATRGFWDVRYAEGDGLVFGNEEAGAPDWLHEELQDERRIKIPHANGELRSLNLSTAAGIATYEALRQVGMPR, from the coding sequence ATGCTGCACGTTGTGCTCTTTCAGCCGCAGATTCCGCAAAACACCGGCAATATCGGCCGCATGTGCGCGGTGACGCGTTCGCGGCTGCATCTGATCCATCCGCTGGGCTTTGAAGTCACCGACAAAAACCTCAAGCGCGCCGGTATGGATTACTGGTTTTCGCTGGATGTGCACCACCACGCGGATTGGGCGGCGTTCAAGGCAAGTGCGGTCGCGCCGCAGCGACTCTGGCTCTTCACGACCCATGCCACGCGTGGTTTTTGGGACGTGCGTTATGCCGAGGGCGATGGTCTGGTCTTCGGCAACGAGGAGGCCGGCGCGCCCGATTGGCTGCATGAGGAGCTGCAGGACGAACGCCGGATCAAGATCCCGCATGCCAACGGCGAGTTGCGTTCGCTCAATCTCTCGACCGCCGCCGGCATCGCGACCTATGAGGCACTGAGACAGGTCGGGATGCCGCGTTGA
- a CDS encoding HAD-IB family phosphatase, with translation MVTQPTKLLCLDCDSTLSAIEGVDELARLRGPAVLAQVAQMTNDAMDGKIPLESVFARRLEIIRPGRSEAAAIGEQYIREIEPTAVATLATLKAAGWTPVIVSAGYTQVIEPLAQLLGIARIEAVRLDFDAAGNYTGFDAAHPATRRGGKPEIVRTLKAEFRPARVVAVGDGVSDLETRDEVDLFVGFGRYAERAKVKAGAHAFIQSLADLIPLLA, from the coding sequence GTGGTGACCCAACCGACCAAGCTGCTCTGCCTCGACTGCGATTCAACGCTCAGCGCCATCGAGGGCGTGGATGAACTCGCCCGCTTGCGCGGCCCGGCCGTGCTGGCCCAGGTTGCCCAGATGACCAACGACGCGATGGACGGGAAAATTCCGCTCGAGTCGGTCTTTGCTCGCCGGCTGGAAATCATCCGCCCGGGACGCTCCGAGGCTGCGGCCATCGGCGAGCAGTATATCCGCGAAATCGAGCCCACGGCCGTGGCGACCTTGGCCACGCTCAAGGCGGCCGGCTGGACCCCGGTCATCGTCAGCGCCGGCTACACCCAGGTCATCGAGCCGTTGGCGCAACTGCTGGGCATCGCGCGCATCGAGGCCGTGCGGCTGGATTTCGACGCGGCGGGCAATTACACGGGCTTCGACGCCGCGCATCCGGCCACCCGCAGGGGCGGCAAACCCGAGATTGTCCGCACGCTCAAGGCCGAGTTCCGGCCCGCCCGCGTCGTCGCCGTGGGCGACGGCGTGAGTGACCTGGAAACGCGTGATGAGGTTGACCTGTTTGTGGGCTTCGGTCGTTATGCCGAGCGCGCCAAGGTTAAGGCCGGGGCGCATGCCTTTATCCAGAGCCTCGCGGATCTGATTCCGTTGCTGGCGTAA
- a CDS encoding YqgE/AlgH family protein, producing MKERRTARKTPSLAGQLLLAHPVLRDPNFRRTVVLLSGHDPQGAMGVVLNRPLGKQLGELNLSFATSPLAGVPLYAGGPVERENLILVTWQWIPADQAFQLTFGVEVERATELVGQPGLTMRAFLGYSGWGQGQLENELQHDTWIPTPVEGDWLLKHDGVPLWRHLIAHADPDLRVLADAPDDPTVN from the coding sequence ATGAAGGAACGCCGCACCGCGCGGAAAACCCCGAGCCTCGCCGGCCAGCTGCTGCTGGCGCATCCGGTGCTGCGTGACCCGAATTTCCGGCGCACCGTCGTGCTTTTGTCCGGACACGACCCGCAGGGCGCGATGGGGGTGGTGCTGAATCGCCCACTGGGCAAGCAGCTGGGCGAGCTTAACCTCAGTTTCGCGACCAGTCCCCTGGCGGGGGTTCCGCTCTATGCCGGAGGACCGGTGGAGCGGGAGAACCTGATCCTCGTGACCTGGCAGTGGATACCCGCCGATCAGGCGTTCCAGCTAACCTTTGGCGTCGAAGTTGAGCGGGCGACCGAGTTGGTCGGTCAACCCGGGCTCACCATGCGGGCGTTTCTTGGCTATTCTGGGTGGGGGCAGGGCCAGCTGGAGAACGAATTACAGCATGACACCTGGATCCCCACGCCGGTTGAGGGAGATTGGTTGCTGAAGCACGACGGGGTTCCGCTCTGGCGCCACCTGATTGCCCATGCCGATCCGGATTTGCGGGTGCTGGCTGACGCGCCCGACGATCCGACCGTAAATTAG
- a CDS encoding Nif3-like dinuclear metal center hexameric protein — MALLQHLVDYCDRRTRRPSFKDFPGAHNGLQVANDGRVTRIGAAVDAGLVPFERAVERGVDFLIVHHGLFWGGVQPLTGPVYGRFAALVRGNCAVYSSHLPLDAHEEIGNNVILARQLGLKPRRQFLPHENELIGWIAPNKFKRSQLVARLEELYPRVVSIECGTAVPKLVAFCSGSGNGAVPHLLAAGVDTLITGELREEWFNYAQEHRLNLLCCGHYATETHGVKALAAELAKKFRLPWEFIETENPL; from the coding sequence ATGGCATTGCTCCAACATCTGGTGGACTACTGTGACCGGCGCACGCGCCGTCCCTCGTTCAAGGATTTCCCGGGCGCCCACAACGGCCTGCAGGTCGCCAACGACGGGCGCGTGACTCGCATCGGCGCCGCGGTGGACGCCGGCCTCGTGCCCTTCGAGCGCGCCGTTGAGCGCGGCGTGGATTTCCTGATCGTGCACCACGGGCTGTTCTGGGGCGGCGTGCAGCCCTTGACGGGGCCGGTCTATGGCCGGTTCGCCGCCCTCGTGCGGGGAAACTGTGCGGTTTACTCCAGCCACCTCCCCCTCGACGCCCACGAGGAGATCGGCAACAACGTCATCCTCGCCCGCCAACTCGGCCTAAAACCCCGCCGGCAGTTCCTCCCCCACGAGAACGAGCTCATCGGCTGGATCGCGCCCAACAAATTCAAGCGCAGCCAGCTCGTAGCCCGCCTGGAGGAGCTTTACCCGCGTGTCGTCTCGATCGAGTGCGGCACCGCTGTGCCCAAGCTCGTCGCCTTTTGCAGCGGTTCAGGCAACGGTGCCGTGCCGCACCTGCTCGCCGCGGGCGTGGACACCCTCATCACCGGCGAGCTGCGCGAGGAATGGTTCAACTACGCGCAGGAGCACCGGCTCAACCTCCTCTGCTGTGGCCACTATGCCACGGAAACCCACGGCGTGAAGGCCCTCGCCGCCGAGCTGGCCAAGAAATTCCGCCTGCCCTGGGAGTTCATCGAGACCGAGAACCCGCTCTGA
- a CDS encoding response regulator encodes MSLSTNKHAGKIVVLVDDEFSYIDLLQQLLSDHLACPVHGFTKPADALRAIPGLNVGMIISDYQMPDMNGLQLIAEVQKINPDIPAVMITAYNMSFTPRELAAVPSLKAIVRKPFKWTVLAEEVVKHWPDPHPPKVKVVTVTGNPFKTA; translated from the coding sequence ATGTCACTCTCGACGAACAAACACGCCGGCAAAATCGTCGTTCTGGTTGACGACGAGTTTTCCTACATCGATCTGCTACAGCAGCTGCTGAGCGATCACCTCGCCTGCCCGGTCCATGGTTTCACGAAACCCGCAGACGCGCTCCGCGCCATCCCCGGCCTCAATGTCGGGATGATCATTTCCGATTACCAGATGCCCGACATGAACGGGCTGCAACTCATCGCCGAGGTGCAGAAGATCAATCCCGACATCCCCGCCGTGATGATCACCGCCTACAACATGTCGTTCACGCCGCGCGAACTCGCGGCGGTGCCGTCACTGAAGGCGATTGTCCGCAAGCCTTTCAAGTGGACCGTCCTCGCTGAGGAAGTCGTGAAGCACTGGCCCGACCCGCACCCGCCGAAGGTGAAGGTCGTCACGGTGACCGGCAATCCGTTCAAGACCGCCTGA
- a CDS encoding type B 50S ribosomal protein L31 yields the protein MKTEGHPVLNNVCFLDIGTGKKFLTKSTMKSARVEKIDGQDYFVVVRDVTMDSHPAYTGEKRLVDTAGRVEKFTTKFKRGAAKAK from the coding sequence GTGAAGACCGAAGGCCATCCCGTCCTCAACAACGTCTGCTTCCTCGACATCGGAACAGGCAAGAAATTCCTCACCAAGTCCACGATGAAGTCCGCCCGCGTCGAGAAGATCGACGGCCAGGACTATTTCGTGGTGGTGCGCGACGTGACCATGGATTCGCATCCCGCCTACACCGGCGAGAAGCGCCTCGTGGACACCGCCGGTCGCGTCGAGAAGTTCACCACGAAGTTCAAGCGCGGCGCCGCCAAGGCCAAGTAA
- the pgsA gene encoding CDP-diacylglycerol--glycerol-3-phosphate 3-phosphatidyltransferase: MRFTLANWLTVSRVPAMFIIVWLMNREFQWAATIAFWLFIAAALTDWFDGMVARARGEVSSFGRFMDAIIDKVMVIGLMIALVVGDYFMGHEVAAMVLLLCILGREFAVSGMRMAAAVKGITIEADQGGKVKTFIQLNAIGWLMGARMFSRDFGDLFGHERLAIDIVHWTGLGLFVLSAVLTITSGYSYFRRHGHVVLD; encoded by the coding sequence ATGCGTTTCACCCTGGCCAACTGGCTGACCGTCTCCCGGGTGCCGGCGATGTTCATCATCGTCTGGCTGATGAACCGCGAATTCCAGTGGGCGGCGACCATCGCATTCTGGCTGTTCATCGCGGCGGCGCTGACCGACTGGTTTGACGGCATGGTGGCGCGGGCGCGTGGCGAAGTGTCGTCGTTCGGCCGGTTCATGGATGCGATCATCGACAAGGTGATGGTTATCGGCCTGATGATCGCGCTGGTGGTGGGCGACTATTTCATGGGCCACGAGGTCGCGGCGATGGTGCTGCTGCTCTGCATCCTCGGCCGCGAATTTGCGGTCTCGGGCATGCGCATGGCGGCGGCGGTCAAGGGCATCACGATCGAGGCCGACCAGGGCGGCAAGGTGAAGACCTTCATCCAGCTCAACGCCATTGGCTGGCTGATGGGCGCGCGCATGTTCTCCCGCGATTTCGGCGACCTTTTCGGCCACGAGCGGCTGGCAATCGACATCGTGCACTGGACCGGACTGGGGCTGTTTGTGCTCTCGGCGGTGCTCACGATCACATCCGGTTATTCCTATTTCCGCCGCCACGGCCACGTGGTGCTGGACTGA
- a CDS encoding phosphatidylglycerophosphatase A family protein, with protein sequence MRLTEPKWPRVLPAKFVVAFATLGPLGKRLPAPGTWGSLAGVLYTLVFFGRIGWVPTLLVTLALCYLAVGLTGEASRRMGRSDPGEVNLDEFIVMPLVYLGWQSGNLAAWPPWAVIGAGFGLFRLFDILKPLGIARLQRWPGGWGIVADDLAAALAACGSLHLLAWLWTLR encoded by the coding sequence ATGCGGCTGACGGAACCGAAGTGGCCGCGGGTGCTGCCGGCAAAGTTTGTGGTCGCGTTCGCCACGCTCGGTCCGCTGGGCAAGCGGCTGCCGGCGCCGGGCACCTGGGGCTCACTGGCCGGCGTGCTTTATACATTGGTTTTTTTCGGGCGCATCGGCTGGGTGCCGACGCTGCTCGTCACGCTCGCGCTGTGCTACCTGGCGGTGGGCCTGACCGGGGAGGCCTCCCGCCGGATGGGCAGGAGCGATCCCGGTGAGGTGAATCTGGACGAGTTCATCGTGATGCCGCTGGTTTACCTCGGTTGGCAGAGCGGCAACCTGGCCGCCTGGCCGCCGTGGGCGGTGATCGGGGCAGGGTTCGGCCTGTTCCGGCTTTTCGACATCCTGAAGCCGCTGGGCATCGCCCGACTGCAACGTTGGCCGGGCGGATGGGGGATTGTTGCGGATGATCTTGCGGCCGCGCTCGCCGCCTGCGGGTCGCTGCACCTGCTCGCCTGGCTCTGGACGCTGCGCTGA
- the ykgO gene encoding type B 50S ribosomal protein L36 produces the protein MKVVSSIKSAKLRHPACQVVRRKGKIYVINKVEPRYKARQG, from the coding sequence ATGAAAGTCGTTTCCTCCATCAAATCCGCCAAGCTGCGTCACCCGGCGTGCCAGGTTGTCCGTCGCAAGGGCAAGATTTACGTCATCAACAAGGTCGAGCCGCGTTACAAGGCGCGCCAAGGCTGA
- the thrB gene encoding homoserine kinase, with the protein MKSPASRSRRLPNEVTVRVPGSTSNCGAGFDSLGMALSIYNEITLTRGDWSGSRPAGPSDTHGLDMADEAAGLFFVRAGVDEIGYTLAIRGDVPMSRGLGSSVTLRAGVVAALNELTGAKLSKDDLCSLVTQLEGHPDNATPAVIGGFCVARCDAHTGELLGVLRKPIGKELCFVCASPDQELETKKARGILPKELPYFDAVKSVNSATYVVAAFLSGEYDRLRHAVKDFLHEPYRLPLIPGAKPAIEAGVAAGALTGWLSGSGSTVLCVARPKDAAKVGRAMVGAFAAHKLSATVRSLHADNDGLRVVRRS; encoded by the coding sequence ATGAAGTCCCCCGCCTCCCGCTCCCGCCGCCTCCCGAACGAAGTCACCGTGCGTGTGCCCGGCAGCACGTCGAACTGCGGCGCGGGCTTCGACTCGCTCGGCATGGCGCTCTCCATCTACAACGAGATCACCCTCACGCGCGGCGACTGGAGCGGCTCGCGTCCGGCGGGCCCGAGCGACACGCACGGCCTCGACATGGCCGACGAGGCCGCCGGCCTGTTCTTCGTGCGCGCCGGGGTGGATGAGATCGGCTACACGCTCGCCATCCGCGGCGATGTGCCGATGTCGCGCGGCCTCGGCTCAAGCGTGACGCTGCGCGCCGGCGTGGTTGCGGCGCTCAATGAACTCACGGGAGCGAAACTTTCCAAGGACGACCTCTGCTCGCTTGTCACCCAGCTGGAAGGCCACCCCGACAACGCCACGCCCGCGGTGATCGGCGGCTTTTGCGTGGCGCGCTGCGATGCGCACACGGGCGAATTGCTCGGTGTGCTGCGCAAGCCCATCGGCAAGGAACTCTGCTTTGTCTGCGCCTCGCCCGACCAGGAACTGGAGACGAAGAAGGCGCGCGGCATCCTGCCGAAGGAGCTGCCGTATTTCGACGCGGTGAAGAGCGTGAACAGCGCCACCTACGTGGTCGCGGCGTTTTTGTCCGGCGAATACGACCGGCTGCGCCACGCGGTTAAGGATTTCCTGCACGAGCCGTATCGTCTGCCGCTGATTCCGGGCGCGAAGCCCGCGATCGAGGCCGGTGTGGCGGCCGGCGCGCTGACCGGCTGGCTGAGCGGCAGCGGTTCGACCGTGCTCTGTGTGGCGCGGCCCAAGGACGCGGCCAAGGTCGGGCGAGCGATGGTCGGGGCCTTTGCCGCCCATAAGCTTTCCGCGACCGTGCGGTCGCTGCACGCCGACAATGACGGCCTGAGGGTCGTCAGGCGGTCTTGA
- the aroQ gene encoding type II 3-dehydroquinate dehydratase: MKKIAILHGPNLNRLGKREPAVYGTATLKELEKLIRAEARRLGVGVVFFQSNHEGALIDRIHALADRGIAGYIVNFGAYTHTSIALHDALKSVAPLPAIEVHISDIKKRERFRRHSYTAAACIGMISGKGFPGYLDALRQLAAL; this comes from the coding sequence ATGAAGAAGATCGCCATCCTCCACGGCCCAAATCTGAACCGCCTCGGCAAGCGCGAGCCGGCGGTCTACGGCACCGCCACGCTCAAGGAGCTGGAGAAACTCATCCGCGCCGAGGCGCGCCGGCTGGGCGTGGGCGTCGTGTTCTTCCAGTCCAACCATGAGGGCGCACTGATCGACCGCATCCACGCCCTCGCCGACCGCGGCATCGCCGGCTACATCGTCAATTTCGGCGCCTACACCCACACCAGCATCGCCCTGCACGACGCCCTGAAAAGCGTCGCCCCGCTGCCGGCGATCGAGGTCCACATCTCCGACATCAAAAAGCGCGAGAGATTCCGCCGCCATTCCTACACCGCCGCCGCCTGCATCGGCATGATCAGCGGCAAGGGCTTCCCCGGCTACCTCGACGCGCTCCGGCAGCTGGCCGCACTCTGA
- a CDS encoding putative Na+/H+ antiporter, which yields MMRRTVYSLLFFLLAPALWSAGAAPSGDFPRALSSYADPAGAGVLDILKSRAAAEPFNVVATLIFVLAVLHTFATAKIRHWAHVVEHRHLERLKQRPNQTDRDGDGRPDEVSFWGQILHFFGEVEAVFGIWVIVLGGAIVWFKGVDTTVGYIAHTVNFTEPMFVVVIMALASTRPVMRLAEQCLRAVASLGGGRPVAWWFSILTIAPLLGSFITEPAAMTIAALLLGKQFYDLKPSPKLMYATLGLLFVNISIGGTLTHFAAPPVLMVAAAWGWDMKYMFTHFGWHAVTGIVISNVVYFLAFRNELLALKTPDRSGERAEEPVPAWVTFVHLLFLGFTVWAAHTPVLFIGGFLFYLAFAQATAHHQSKVELRGPMLVGFFLAGLVIHGGLQAWWIAPVLGSLGEVPLFAGATILTAFNDNALITYLATLVPGFSEELKYAVVAGAVTGGGLTVIANAPNPAGQSILQRYFPEGVSPLGLFLGALTPTLVVVFSFMVL from the coding sequence ATGATGCGCCGAACCGTTTACAGCCTCCTTTTCTTTCTGCTCGCGCCTGCGCTGTGGTCCGCCGGGGCCGCTCCGTCCGGCGATTTTCCCCGCGCGCTCTCCAGCTACGCCGATCCGGCGGGTGCGGGCGTGCTGGATATCCTGAAATCGCGCGCCGCAGCCGAGCCGTTCAATGTCGTGGCGACGCTGATCTTCGTGCTGGCGGTGCTGCACACCTTCGCCACCGCGAAGATCCGCCACTGGGCGCATGTCGTCGAGCATCGGCACCTCGAGCGACTGAAACAGCGGCCCAACCAGACCGATCGTGACGGCGACGGTCGGCCGGACGAAGTCAGCTTCTGGGGCCAGATCCTGCATTTCTTTGGTGAGGTTGAGGCCGTGTTTGGCATCTGGGTGATCGTGCTGGGCGGTGCCATCGTGTGGTTCAAGGGCGTGGACACGACTGTCGGCTACATTGCGCACACGGTTAACTTCACCGAGCCCATGTTCGTGGTCGTGATTATGGCGCTGGCTTCGACCCGGCCGGTCATGCGCCTGGCCGAGCAGTGCCTCAGAGCGGTCGCCTCGCTCGGCGGTGGCCGGCCCGTGGCGTGGTGGTTCTCGATTCTCACGATCGCGCCGCTGCTGGGCTCGTTCATCACCGAGCCGGCGGCCATGACGATTGCTGCGCTGCTGCTCGGCAAACAGTTCTACGATCTGAAGCCCTCGCCGAAGCTGATGTATGCGACGCTGGGCCTGTTGTTCGTTAACATCTCCATTGGCGGCACACTCACGCACTTTGCCGCGCCGCCGGTGCTGATGGTCGCGGCGGCTTGGGGCTGGGACATGAAATACATGTTCACCCACTTCGGCTGGCACGCGGTGACCGGGATCGTGATCTCCAATGTCGTCTATTTCCTGGCCTTCCGGAATGAGCTGCTGGCGCTCAAGACGCCCGATCGTTCCGGCGAACGGGCCGAGGAGCCGGTGCCGGCCTGGGTCACGTTTGTGCATCTGCTGTTCCTCGGTTTCACGGTTTGGGCGGCGCACACGCCGGTGCTTTTCATCGGCGGATTCCTGTTCTACCTGGCTTTTGCCCAGGCCACGGCCCACCACCAGAGCAAGGTGGAACTCCGCGGGCCGATGCTCGTCGGTTTCTTTTTGGCGGGTCTGGTGATCCACGGTGGGTTGCAGGCTTGGTGGATCGCACCCGTGCTTGGCAGCCTGGGCGAAGTGCCGCTCTTTGCGGGCGCGACGATCCTCACGGCCTTCAACGACAACGCCCTCATCACCTATCTGGCCACGTTGGTGCCCGGTTTCAGCGAGGAACTGAAATATGCGGTGGTGGCCGGCGCCGTGACTGGCGGCGGCCTGACGGTCATCGCGAACGCGCCGAACCCGGCCGGCCAGTCCATCCTGCAGCGCTATTTCCCGGAGGGCGTGTCGCCGCTCGGCTTGTTCCTCGGCGCCCTCACGCCCACCTTGGTCGTAGTGTTCTCCTTCATGGTGCTGTGA
- the coaD gene encoding pantetheine-phosphate adenylyltransferase, whose product MKHCIYPGTFDPITNGHLDVLERAARLFDRVTVAVALSSTKTPLFNATERVELIRGNVGHLKHVEVVSFDGLLVDFARQQKAHAIIRGLRAFSDFEFEFNMALMNRHLEPNVEAIFVMPNENYSYTSSTLVKQIAKLGGDVTKFVPANVVAALKASR is encoded by the coding sequence ATGAAGCATTGCATCTACCCCGGAACGTTCGACCCGATCACCAACGGCCACCTTGATGTGCTGGAACGCGCCGCGCGGCTGTTCGACCGCGTGACAGTCGCTGTCGCGCTCAGTTCGACCAAGACCCCGCTCTTCAACGCCACGGAACGCGTGGAACTGATCAGGGGCAACGTCGGCCATCTCAAGCATGTCGAAGTCGTCAGCTTTGATGGCCTGCTCGTGGATTTTGCGCGCCAGCAAAAAGCGCATGCGATCATCCGCGGCCTGCGCGCGTTCTCCGACTTTGAGTTCGAGTTCAACATGGCGCTGATGAACCGACACCTCGAGCCGAACGTGGAAGCCATCTTCGTGATGCCGAACGAAAATTACAGCTACACCAGCTCCACGCTGGTGAAGCAGATCGCCAAACTCGGTGGCGACGTCACGAAGTTCGTGCCCGCCAACGTCGTCGCGGCCCTCAAGGCTTCGCGCTGA
- a CDS encoding Glu/Leu/Phe/Val family dehydrogenase, with translation MSLESTVYQSTVFQQACRQFDIAADILQMDASVRERTKRPRRCVIVSMPVRMDDGRVEIFEGYRVQHNLSTGPAKGGIRFHHDVTLGEVAALAMWMSWKCSLAGLPYGGAKGGVIVDTRKLSTTELERLSRRYMQEILPFIGPNVDIPAPDVGTNEQVMAWMMDTYSNHKGHFDPGVITGKPIVLGGSLGRREATGEGVAWFVKSYLQDLGIEPEKTTVAIQGFGNVGSEAGHALYHWGAEVIAISDYTGGVYNAKGLDLKAAQAWVAQHKTLQGFPGGEPITNEQLMELECTVLIPAALERVITEQNAGKLRCRVLAEGANGPTTNKADEILAQRGDIEIIPDVLCNSGGVIVSYFEWLQNQQNYYWTKNEVFDKLYRMLAKAKASVEETKKKYNCSRRTAALLLGISRVAEAKSKRGLFP, from the coding sequence ATGTCACTCGAGAGCACCGTCTATCAATCCACTGTCTTCCAACAGGCCTGCCGGCAGTTCGATATCGCCGCCGACATCCTCCAAATGGACGCCTCCGTCCGGGAGCGCACCAAGCGCCCCCGCCGCTGCGTGATCGTCTCCATGCCCGTGCGCATGGACGACGGCCGCGTCGAGATCTTCGAGGGTTACCGCGTGCAGCACAACCTCTCCACCGGCCCGGCCAAGGGCGGCATCCGCTTTCACCACGACGTCACGCTCGGCGAGGTCGCCGCGCTGGCCATGTGGATGAGCTGGAAGTGCTCGCTCGCCGGCCTGCCCTACGGCGGCGCCAAGGGCGGCGTGATCGTGGACACGCGCAAGCTGTCCACGACGGAACTCGAGCGACTCTCCCGCCGTTACATGCAGGAAATACTGCCCTTCATCGGACCCAACGTGGACATCCCCGCGCCCGACGTCGGCACCAACGAACAGGTCATGGCCTGGATGATGGACACCTATTCGAACCACAAGGGCCACTTCGACCCGGGCGTCATCACCGGCAAACCCATCGTCCTCGGCGGCTCGCTCGGCCGCCGCGAGGCCACCGGCGAAGGCGTGGCGTGGTTCGTGAAATCCTACCTCCAGGACCTCGGCATCGAACCCGAGAAGACGACCGTGGCCATCCAGGGCTTCGGCAACGTCGGCAGCGAGGCCGGCCATGCACTCTATCACTGGGGCGCCGAAGTCATCGCCATCTCCGACTACACCGGCGGCGTCTACAACGCCAAGGGCCTCGACCTGAAGGCCGCCCAAGCCTGGGTGGCGCAGCATAAGACTCTCCAAGGCTTCCCCGGCGGCGAACCGATCACGAACGAACAGCTCATGGAGCTGGAATGCACCGTGCTTATCCCGGCCGCGCTGGAGCGCGTCATCACCGAACAGAACGCCGGCAAACTGCGCTGCCGCGTGCTCGCCGAGGGCGCGAACGGCCCGACCACCAACAAAGCCGACGAGATTCTCGCCCAGCGCGGCGACATTGAGATCATCCCCGACGTGCTCTGCAACTCCGGCGGCGTGATCGTTTCCTATTTCGAGTGGCTGCAGAACCAGCAGAACTACTATTGGACGAAGAACGAAGTCTTCGACAAACTCTACCGCATGCTCGCCAAGGCGAAGGCGTCGGTCGAGGAGACGAAAAAGAAATATAACTGCTCCCGGCGCACCGCCGCCCTCCTTCTCGGCATCAGCCGCGTCGCGGAGGCGAAGTCCAAGCGAGGCCTGTTCCCGTGA
- a CDS encoding deoxycytidylate deaminase, producing the protein MPARKKPRPVDLIGLATETFPHRPSWDEYFMATAKLIASRSNCERLNVGCVIVSAGERKNRLIAAGYNGWLPGTPHQSRVRDGHEQATVHAEQNAIADAARRGSSVDGCTAYVTHYPCINCAKILAAAGIAEIKYHEDYRNDPLVRPILRDAGVKIIKL; encoded by the coding sequence ATGCCTGCCCGCAAGAAGCCGAGGCCCGTCGATCTCATCGGTCTGGCCACCGAGACCTTCCCCCACCGCCCGAGCTGGGATGAGTATTTCATGGCCACGGCCAAACTCATCGCATCGCGCTCCAACTGCGAGCGGCTCAACGTCGGCTGCGTGATCGTCTCCGCCGGGGAGCGCAAGAACCGCCTCATCGCCGCCGGCTACAACGGCTGGCTGCCCGGCACGCCGCACCAGTCAAGGGTGCGCGACGGGCACGAGCAGGCCACGGTGCATGCCGAGCAGAATGCCATCGCCGACGCCGCCCGCCGCGGGTCCAGTGTGGACGGTTGCACGGCCTATGTGACCCATTACCCGTGCATCAACTGCGCCAAGATTCTCGCGGCCGCCGGCATCGCCGAGATCAAATACCACGAGGATTACCGCAACGATCCGCTCGTGCGTCCGATCCTTCGGGATGCCGGGGTGAAGATCATCAAGCTCTGA